A region from the Aegilops tauschii subsp. strangulata cultivar AL8/78 chromosome 5, Aet v6.0, whole genome shotgun sequence genome encodes:
- the LOC109752878 gene encoding chaperone protein ClpC2, chloroplastic isoform X2: MAGTLVLPVALEITFAGRTGGRHCKSHGTRRTPSMLAMSLNRPVRMAAFVGLRSVHSFSAMRSSNFRSTVASYRFSRQGRCASFVTRAMFERFTEKAIKVIMLAQEEARRLGHNFVGTEQVLLGLVGEGTGIAAKVLKSMGINLKDARVEVEKIIGRGNGFVAVEIPFTPRAKRVLELSLEEARQLGHNYIGSEHLLLGLLREGEGVAARVLESLGADPSNIRTQVVRMIGETTEAVGAGVGGGSSGNKMPTLEEYGTNLTKLAEEGKLDPVVGREPQIERVVQILGRRTKNNPCLIGEPGVGKTAIAEGLAQRISSGDVPETIEGKKVITLDMGLLVAGTKYRGEFEERLKKLMEEIKQSDEIILFIDEVHTLIGAGAAEGAIDAANILKPALARGELQCIGATTLDEYRKHVEKDPALERRFQPVKVPEPSVDETIEILRGLRERYEIHHKLRYTDDSLIAAAKLSYQYISDRFLPDKAIDLIDEAGSRVRLRHAQVPEEARELDKELKQITKDKNEAVRGQDFEKAGELRDREMELKAQITALIDKSKEMNKAETESGETGPMVHESDIQHIVSSWTGIPVEKVSTDESDKLLKMEETLHKRVIGQDEAVKAISRSVRRARVGLKSPNRPIASFIFAGPTGVGKSELAKTLASYYFGSEEAMIRLDMSEFMERHTVSKLIGSPPGYVGYTEGGQLTEAVRRRPYSVVLFDEIEKAHPDVFNMMLQILEDGRLTDSKGRTVDFKNTLLIMTSNVGSSVIEKGGRKIGFDLDSDEKDSSYGRIKSLVIEEMKQYFRPEFLNRLDEMIVFRQLTKLEVKEIADIMLQEVFTRLKTKDINLQVTEKFKERVVDEGYNPSYGARPLRRAIMRLLEDSLAEKILGGEVKEGDSVIVDVDPEGKVIVLNGESGLPELPTPAVAV, from the exons ATGGCAGGGACCTTAGTCCTGCCGGTTGCTCTTGAGATAACTTTTGCAGGCCGTACAGGCGGTCGGCACTGCAAGTCTCATGGAACCAGGAGGACTCCCTCAATGTTGGCAATGTCATTGAACCGTCCTGTAAGGATGGCAGCATTTGTCGGTCTGAGATCGGTACATAGCTTCTCAGCCATGCGCTCGTCCAACTTCAGGTCAACAGTTGCATCTTACAGATTCTCTAGACAGGGAAGGTGTGCTTCTTTTGTAACCAGAGCAATGTTCGAGAGGTTTACTGAGAAAGCTATAAAGGTCATAATGCTTGCGCAAGAGGAAGCGAGGCGCCTGGGCCACAACTTTGTCGGAACCGAGCAAGTTCTATTGGGTCTGGTTGGAGAAGGCACTGGTATTGCGGCAAAGGTGCTTAAGTCCATGGGTATAAATCTGAAGGATGCCCGTGTGGAAGTGGAGAAGATCATTGGGAGGGGCAATGGTTTTGTTGCTGTCGAAATACCATTCACACCACGTGCAAAACGTGTTTTAGAGCTTTCATTGGAGGAAGCTCGCCAGCTAG GACACAACTATATTGGGTCCGAGCACTTGCTTCTTGGATTGCTTCGGGAGGGGGAAGGGGTGGCAGCTCGCGTACTTGAGTCTCTTGGTGCTGACCCCAGCAATATTCGTACCCAG GTTGTCCGGATGATTGGTGAGACAACAGAAGCTGTTGGTGCTGGAGTTGGGGGAGGGAGCAGTGGTAACAAGATGCCGACACTTGAGGAGTATGGGACTAATTTAACAAAATTAGCCGAGGAG GGAAAGCTAGATCCTGTTGTTGGGAGGGAACCACAGATTGAACGTGTCGTACAAATTTTGGGCAGAAGAACCAAGAACAATCCCTGCTTAATTGGAGAACCTGGTGTTGGGAAAACAGCTATTGCAGAAGGGCTTGCTCAACGCATTTCTAGTGGCGATGTGCCTGAGACGATAGAGGGGAAGAAG GTCATTACCCTTGATATGGGACTTCTTGTTGCTGGTACGAAATACCGTGGAGAATTTGAAGAACGGTTGAAGAAACTGATGGAAGAAATCAAACAGAGCGATGAGATAATTCTCTTCATCGATGAAGTTCACACCCTCATAGGAGCAGGAGCCGCCGAAGGTGCTATTGATGCTGCTAATATTTTAAAGCCAGCATTAGCAAGAGGAGAACTACAG TGTATTGGAGCCACCACGCTTGATGAATACAGGAAGCATGTTGAGAAAGATCCAGCATTAGAAAGACGTTTCCAGCCAGTAAAGGTGCCGGAACCATCAGTTGATGAGACCATAGAAATTCTCAGAGGGCTCCGGGAGCGATATGAGATCCATCATAAACTTCGTTACACTGATGATTCTTTGATTGCAGCTGCTAAGCTATCTTATCAATATATCAG TGATCGTTTCCTCCCAGATAAAGCTATTGATTTGATTGATGAAGCAGGTTCACGTGTTAGGCTTCGACATGCCCAG GTTCCTGAGGAAGCCAGAGAGCTTGACAAGGAGCTTAAGCAAATAACGAAAGATAAAAATGAAGCTGTCCGTGGCCAGGATTTTGAGAAG GCTGGAGAGTTGCGAGATCGTGAAATGGAATTGAAGGCCCAGATAACAGCCCTGATTGACAAGAGCAAGGAGATGAACAAAGCAGAGACTGAGTCGGGAGAGACGGGGCCAATGGTGCATGAATCAGATATCCAGCACATTGTGTCATCATGGACTGGTATTCCAGTGGAGAAAGTCTCGACAGACGAATCTGATAAACTTCTTAAGATGGAAGAGACATTGCATAAGCGTGTCATCGGCCAAGATGAGGCTGTGAAAGCAATAAGCCGGTCCGTTCGCCGTGCTCGTGTGGGCCTCAAGAGCCCCAACAGACCAATTGCGAGCTTCATTTTTGCAGGTCCCACTGGTGTTGGGAAATCAGAGCTTGCAAAGACGCTGGCATCATATTACTTCGGCTCTGAAGAAGCCATGATCCGGCTGGATATGAGTGAGTTCATGGAGAGGCACACTGTGTCCAAGTTGATCGGTTCACCACCAGGCTATGTGGGATACACTGAAGGTGGGCAACTGACGGAGGCGGTTCGACGGCGGCCATACAGCGTTGTGCTTTTTGATGAGATTGAGAAGGCGCATCCGGATGTGTTCAACATGATGCTCCAGATCCTGGAAGACGGAAGGTTAACCGACAGCAAGGGGAGAACGGTGGACTTCAAGAACACGCTCCTGATAATGACATCAAATGTTGGGAGCAGCGTGATTGAGAAGGGAGGGAGGAAGATCGGGTTCGATCTTGACTCCGACGAGAAGGACAGCAGCTATGGCAGGATCAAGAGCTTGGTGATCGAGGAGATGAAGCAGTACTTCCGACCGGAGTTTCTCAACCGTCTGGACGAGATGATCGTCTTCAGACAGCTGACCAAGCTGGAAGTCAAAGAGATCGCGGACATAATGCTGCAGGAGGTTTTCACCAGGCTCAAGACCAAGGACATCAACCTGCAGGTGACGGAGAAGTTCAAGGAGCGGGTCGTGGACGAAGGGTATAACCCTAGCTACGGAGCGCGGCCGCTGAGGAGGGCCATCATGAGGCTCCTGGAGGACAGCCTCGCGGAGAAGATTTTGGGCGGGGAGGTCAAAGAGGGCGACTCTGTCATCGTTGATGTGGACCCGGAGGGGAAAGTCATTGTGCTGAATGGCGAGAGCGGACTGCCGGAGCTTCCAACCCCGGCGGTCGCTGTATAG
- the LOC109752878 gene encoding chaperone protein ClpC2, chloroplastic isoform X1 gives MFVWDNLLLTMAGTLVLPVALEITFAGRTGGRHCKSHGTRRTPSMLAMSLNRPVRMAAFVGLRSVHSFSAMRSSNFRSTVASYRFSRQGRCASFVTRAMFERFTEKAIKVIMLAQEEARRLGHNFVGTEQVLLGLVGEGTGIAAKVLKSMGINLKDARVEVEKIIGRGNGFVAVEIPFTPRAKRVLELSLEEARQLGHNYIGSEHLLLGLLREGEGVAARVLESLGADPSNIRTQVVRMIGETTEAVGAGVGGGSSGNKMPTLEEYGTNLTKLAEEGKLDPVVGREPQIERVVQILGRRTKNNPCLIGEPGVGKTAIAEGLAQRISSGDVPETIEGKKVITLDMGLLVAGTKYRGEFEERLKKLMEEIKQSDEIILFIDEVHTLIGAGAAEGAIDAANILKPALARGELQCIGATTLDEYRKHVEKDPALERRFQPVKVPEPSVDETIEILRGLRERYEIHHKLRYTDDSLIAAAKLSYQYISDRFLPDKAIDLIDEAGSRVRLRHAQVPEEARELDKELKQITKDKNEAVRGQDFEKAGELRDREMELKAQITALIDKSKEMNKAETESGETGPMVHESDIQHIVSSWTGIPVEKVSTDESDKLLKMEETLHKRVIGQDEAVKAISRSVRRARVGLKSPNRPIASFIFAGPTGVGKSELAKTLASYYFGSEEAMIRLDMSEFMERHTVSKLIGSPPGYVGYTEGGQLTEAVRRRPYSVVLFDEIEKAHPDVFNMMLQILEDGRLTDSKGRTVDFKNTLLIMTSNVGSSVIEKGGRKIGFDLDSDEKDSSYGRIKSLVIEEMKQYFRPEFLNRLDEMIVFRQLTKLEVKEIADIMLQEVFTRLKTKDINLQVTEKFKERVVDEGYNPSYGARPLRRAIMRLLEDSLAEKILGGEVKEGDSVIVDVDPEGKVIVLNGESGLPELPTPAVAV, from the exons GTTTGGGACAACTTACTTTTGACCATGGCAGGGACCTTAGTCCTGCCGGTTGCTCTTGAGATAACTTTTGCAGGCCGTACAGGCGGTCGGCACTGCAAGTCTCATGGAACCAGGAGGACTCCCTCAATGTTGGCAATGTCATTGAACCGTCCTGTAAGGATGGCAGCATTTGTCGGTCTGAGATCGGTACATAGCTTCTCAGCCATGCGCTCGTCCAACTTCAGGTCAACAGTTGCATCTTACAGATTCTCTAGACAGGGAAGGTGTGCTTCTTTTGTAACCAGAGCAATGTTCGAGAGGTTTACTGAGAAAGCTATAAAGGTCATAATGCTTGCGCAAGAGGAAGCGAGGCGCCTGGGCCACAACTTTGTCGGAACCGAGCAAGTTCTATTGGGTCTGGTTGGAGAAGGCACTGGTATTGCGGCAAAGGTGCTTAAGTCCATGGGTATAAATCTGAAGGATGCCCGTGTGGAAGTGGAGAAGATCATTGGGAGGGGCAATGGTTTTGTTGCTGTCGAAATACCATTCACACCACGTGCAAAACGTGTTTTAGAGCTTTCATTGGAGGAAGCTCGCCAGCTAG GACACAACTATATTGGGTCCGAGCACTTGCTTCTTGGATTGCTTCGGGAGGGGGAAGGGGTGGCAGCTCGCGTACTTGAGTCTCTTGGTGCTGACCCCAGCAATATTCGTACCCAG GTTGTCCGGATGATTGGTGAGACAACAGAAGCTGTTGGTGCTGGAGTTGGGGGAGGGAGCAGTGGTAACAAGATGCCGACACTTGAGGAGTATGGGACTAATTTAACAAAATTAGCCGAGGAG GGAAAGCTAGATCCTGTTGTTGGGAGGGAACCACAGATTGAACGTGTCGTACAAATTTTGGGCAGAAGAACCAAGAACAATCCCTGCTTAATTGGAGAACCTGGTGTTGGGAAAACAGCTATTGCAGAAGGGCTTGCTCAACGCATTTCTAGTGGCGATGTGCCTGAGACGATAGAGGGGAAGAAG GTCATTACCCTTGATATGGGACTTCTTGTTGCTGGTACGAAATACCGTGGAGAATTTGAAGAACGGTTGAAGAAACTGATGGAAGAAATCAAACAGAGCGATGAGATAATTCTCTTCATCGATGAAGTTCACACCCTCATAGGAGCAGGAGCCGCCGAAGGTGCTATTGATGCTGCTAATATTTTAAAGCCAGCATTAGCAAGAGGAGAACTACAG TGTATTGGAGCCACCACGCTTGATGAATACAGGAAGCATGTTGAGAAAGATCCAGCATTAGAAAGACGTTTCCAGCCAGTAAAGGTGCCGGAACCATCAGTTGATGAGACCATAGAAATTCTCAGAGGGCTCCGGGAGCGATATGAGATCCATCATAAACTTCGTTACACTGATGATTCTTTGATTGCAGCTGCTAAGCTATCTTATCAATATATCAG TGATCGTTTCCTCCCAGATAAAGCTATTGATTTGATTGATGAAGCAGGTTCACGTGTTAGGCTTCGACATGCCCAG GTTCCTGAGGAAGCCAGAGAGCTTGACAAGGAGCTTAAGCAAATAACGAAAGATAAAAATGAAGCTGTCCGTGGCCAGGATTTTGAGAAG GCTGGAGAGTTGCGAGATCGTGAAATGGAATTGAAGGCCCAGATAACAGCCCTGATTGACAAGAGCAAGGAGATGAACAAAGCAGAGACTGAGTCGGGAGAGACGGGGCCAATGGTGCATGAATCAGATATCCAGCACATTGTGTCATCATGGACTGGTATTCCAGTGGAGAAAGTCTCGACAGACGAATCTGATAAACTTCTTAAGATGGAAGAGACATTGCATAAGCGTGTCATCGGCCAAGATGAGGCTGTGAAAGCAATAAGCCGGTCCGTTCGCCGTGCTCGTGTGGGCCTCAAGAGCCCCAACAGACCAATTGCGAGCTTCATTTTTGCAGGTCCCACTGGTGTTGGGAAATCAGAGCTTGCAAAGACGCTGGCATCATATTACTTCGGCTCTGAAGAAGCCATGATCCGGCTGGATATGAGTGAGTTCATGGAGAGGCACACTGTGTCCAAGTTGATCGGTTCACCACCAGGCTATGTGGGATACACTGAAGGTGGGCAACTGACGGAGGCGGTTCGACGGCGGCCATACAGCGTTGTGCTTTTTGATGAGATTGAGAAGGCGCATCCGGATGTGTTCAACATGATGCTCCAGATCCTGGAAGACGGAAGGTTAACCGACAGCAAGGGGAGAACGGTGGACTTCAAGAACACGCTCCTGATAATGACATCAAATGTTGGGAGCAGCGTGATTGAGAAGGGAGGGAGGAAGATCGGGTTCGATCTTGACTCCGACGAGAAGGACAGCAGCTATGGCAGGATCAAGAGCTTGGTGATCGAGGAGATGAAGCAGTACTTCCGACCGGAGTTTCTCAACCGTCTGGACGAGATGATCGTCTTCAGACAGCTGACCAAGCTGGAAGTCAAAGAGATCGCGGACATAATGCTGCAGGAGGTTTTCACCAGGCTCAAGACCAAGGACATCAACCTGCAGGTGACGGAGAAGTTCAAGGAGCGGGTCGTGGACGAAGGGTATAACCCTAGCTACGGAGCGCGGCCGCTGAGGAGGGCCATCATGAGGCTCCTGGAGGACAGCCTCGCGGAGAAGATTTTGGGCGGGGAGGTCAAAGAGGGCGACTCTGTCATCGTTGATGTGGACCCGGAGGGGAAAGTCATTGTGCTGAATGGCGAGAGCGGACTGCCGGAGCTTCCAACCCCGGCGGTCGCTGTATAG